GTCTTCCTTACTTCCGACACCGCGAGCAAAGTCATGTCTGACTCCAGGCCGATTGTCATCTGGAAGATTGGTGATGGCCGACCAGGGCACGAAAACCAGGTGGCTGGTTTGGTTGATGCGCTGGCTCGACGAATTTCGTGTGTGGACTATCGCATCGATGTCGACAATGGTTTACGAGGACTGCGCAGTCTGCTGCCAGGTTCCCTGACAAAGCTGGCGGATCTGCCAGCTCCCGATGTTCTGATCGGTGCCGGGCATGCAACACATCTGACCATACTGGCCTGCCAGCGACGGTTTGGCGGCCGATCGGTAGTCGTGATGAAACCCAGTCTTCCAGTGGGCATCTTCGATTGCTGTCTGATTCCTGCTCACGATCATGTGCGCGTCACTTCAAGGCGCGTCATTCGATTCGAAGGGGCTTTGAATCGAATACAGCCGGAGAAGTTGCAGGATGATGGCCGCGGACTGATACTGATCGGCGGACATTCGAGACATTTTCGCTGGGCTCAGAATCATCTGTTCGGGCAGCTGGATCGAATTCTTGCCGGGGATTCACAGATCTGCTGGACCATTGCAACGTCACAGAGGACGCCACCGGATTTCGTTCGCAATTGCCGGCTCAGGTATCCTTCGCATGCCGTTGTTGCCCCGGACGAACGCGTGGGTACGTGGCTTTCGGTTCAGCTTCAGACGGCGGGGACAGTCTGGGTGACCTGCGACAGTGTTTCGATGCTGTACGAGGCCGCGACAGCAGGTGCGCGTGTTGGTATGCTGGAGCTTCCGGCCAACGGTCGGAACAGAGTTGCTGCAGAAATGCGGCGAGTCTGCCAGAGGGGCAGGGCAACGGCCTGGAGCGAATGGATACGCGGTGTGGAACTGAAAAAGCCGGAGCAGTCATTTTGCGAAGCAGATCGCTGTGCGGAAGAATTGATTGGTCGTCTGCTTCCGCATGCACAACGGTCCTGTCGATTCGAACGTTCGCCTGTCCTGCTTCAAAAAGACGTACCGGTTGATACTTTGACAGAAGAGATCGCAGAATGGCAACTCCACCCGCTCGATGTCAGGTGATACCTCAGGCTGGTCGTCAGGTTAGTTTTTGTGTTGACGATCGTGAAGTCCTGCGGTGGCATGAAGGTCTAGACTATCCGCGGCCTTATTTCTTTCCACTAGTCGCACCATCCGGCAGATCGTTGACAAGGATGGGGCATCCGGGCGCCCCGAATCACGATCACCATCAATCGATCTGGTTTGCTCATCACAAAGTGATGGGGATTGATTTCTGGGGCAATGCTTCCGGTGCAACGATTCGCCAGTTGCAATGGCTGGCCTACGAGGATGGTGACGATGCCTGCCGCATGGCTGTCCTGCTGGGTTGGTATGATGGTCATGATCCGGCGGCGTTGATGCAGCAGGAAATGGTTTGCGAGGTTCGACCTGTCGGAAGCGAGCGTGAGTTTGTTGTTGAGGTTCAGTCTCGCTTTACGCCATCAGCAGATTCACTGGAATTGCAGCAGACAAACTTTGGTGTGCTGGCGGTTCGAGTTGCTCGCGGCATTTCCGGGCACTTTGGTGGCGGGACGTTGACCAACAGCGAATCAGCGATTGGAGAGCGGGCGATTTTCGGAAAACCTGCCACCTGGGTGGACTACAGTGGAGCCACAGATCGAAACGCACAACAAATCGAAGGTATTACTTACATGGATCATCCTTCGAATCCGGGGCAGCCAACGGGTTGGCATGTTCGCGAAGATGGCTGGATGTGTGCGTCGCCGACGATGAATGCTTCGATTGTGATTGAAAAAAGTCAACCGTTGATTCTGCGGTATCAGTTGTTCGTGCATAGTGGTGGCGTCGCACCCGATCGAATCGCAGAACTCGCTAAGACATTTGATGGGTCTTCTGGCTGGGTTGTCAGCAAGAGTAAGCGACCGCATATTGCCTGGACAATTGATCGAATGGAAGCAAAGTGATCATCTGCAGGTTTCTGGGTGGATTAGGAAATCAACTTTTTCAGTATGCGGCAGCAAGAAGTCTGGCGAACCGATGCCGCAGTGAAGTTGTTGCGGACAGTCGATTGTTTGCCAGCTACAAACTGCATTCCTATCTGATTGATCGGTTTCCGGTGCGGATGGTTGATGCGTCTTCGGCTGACCTCAGGGGAATGATACTTCCGCCGGAAAAGCGAGGACCGGTGAACTGGTTGTACTGGTCTGTTCGGAATCGTGGCCGATTAAACGTGTTTCGGGAAAAGAGCCTGCGATATCAGCCACAGTTCGAAGACTTAGCCGACAACACATACTTATGGGGATACTGGCAGTCGGAGAAGTATTTTCGGTCGATTGAACCATTGCTGCGTGAAGAGCTTGCCATTCCTGAGCCTGCAGATGAAGCGAATCAGGAGGCCCTGAAGCAGATTCGATCGGAATGGTCTGTTTCGTTGCACATTCGCCGCGGTGACTATGTTTCGAATTCAAAGACCAATCAAATCCATGGAACGTGCTCGCTCGACTATTATCAGGAAGCCGCTCGTTTCATGGCGGATCAAGCCGGTGAACCTCCGGTGTTCTTTGTGTTTTCGGATGACTCCGTCTGGACGCGGGAGAATCTGAAGCTGCCGTTCCCGATGAAGTTCATGTCGCACAATCCGGTCGATGTCCCACTGGCGGATTTAAAACTGATGAGCAGTTGCAGGCACCACGTGATCGCCAACAGCAGCTTCAGCTGGTGGGGAGCGTGGCTGAATCCATCGCCCGAAAAAACAGTCGTTGCGTGTCGGACCTGGTTTGCTGATCCCGGACGGGATGATCGCGACATTGTGCCGGATTCCTGGCACAGAATCGGCCCGTAAGGCTCTTCAGGAGCGTTTGACTGGAGGGTTGCAGGTTGAGTCAGTCAGGATTCGTTGAGCCGGGAGCCTCGGATTCGGGGCGGGCGGATTCGGGTTCTGAAGTGCCGACGGCATCCGATTCGGGCCTCGGGTCCTGTCCTGGCGGTGGACCAGGATACTGGTAATACTGACATTCCAGTCGGCCGTTGTAGAGTTTTCGCCGTCGAGGTGCGCGACGTCCGAAGTGTTTTTCGAACCATCGGTTGGACGTCAGCACGTAGATACTCCACGTTTCAAGTGGCGCGAAGACTCGCCCCATCTCCCGATAAACGGCTTCAACTTCCTGCGCGTCTCCCAGACGTTCGCCGTAGGGAGGGTTACAAATGATGCAGCCAAATTCACGGGTAAACGAAAGGTCGCTGATTTCCTGTTCCCTGAATCGAATGTCTCCCAGCACACCTGCTTCGCTTGCGTGACGTTCAGCCAGGCGGATGGCTCCGGGATCGTGATCGAACGCGATCACGGGATCGGGCATACGTGGCTGACGCAGGGCTTTGGCTTCGTTGCGACATTCTCTCCAGAGGCTTCTGGGCATCCAGGGGAATTCTTCTGAAATGAAGGATCTGCTCAGGCCGGGAGCAATATTGCGTCCGATCATCGCGGCTTCGATCGGAATCGTTCCGCTCCCGCAAAACGGGTCAACCAGAAGTCGTTCGCGATTCCAGTAGCTCAGCTGGATTAGTCCGGCGGCCATCGTTTCCCGGAGAGGTGCTGCACCAACTACCGCTCGGTAGCCTCGTTTATGCAGACCATCGCCGCTTGTATCGATCGTGAGCGTTGCGACGTCGTGGTGCAAAGAAACCTCAATCGGGAACTCTGCGCCCGTTTCATCAAACCGAAAGCGGTTATACTTTCGCTTCATGTTCTCGACAATGGCCTTTTTTACCGCTCCCTGAACTTTGGGAACTGCTGTCAGCCTGGATCGAACGCTACGTCCTGCAACCGGGAATTTTGCGTCGACCGGAAGCAGCTCGTTCCAGGGTAATTCCATCGTCTGGTCGAACAGCTGATCAAAATTCTCAGCGTGAAATTCTCCTAAACGGATGAGCAGTCGATCGGCCGTGCGGAGCCACAAATTGAGGCGGGCGATGTCTTTTTCGTCACCAGAGAAGTCGACACGGCCGTCTGATGTTCTAAGGTCCACATAGCCCAGCGAAGAAAGTTCGCGGGCGACGACGGATTCCATTCCGAAGGTCGTAGTGGCAATCAGATCAAAACAGGGCATCGTGGAAGACTGTTTCTGGCGAGATGTCAAAGGGCAATGGTATTGTTTCGGGTGGGCGGATTGAACGGTGGATGTCCGTCAGTGTCAATCATCTGTCTTATCAGATGTCAGGTTTTAGTAATCAGTGTAATCCATTCGATTTACTGGTAATTTATTTTTCTTTGCGACGTCAGGCGGACAGTCCCTGCCTTGTATTCTTCTGAGGAACATCGTGGCCAGAATCAACAGCTCTCCTTCATTTCGCTCCGTTTGGTTGGCGATTTCCGCTTGTCTGGCGTTTTGTTCTGCGGTGCTGAGCGGCTGTGCGAAGTCCGGCGATCCTGTGGACGGTGATTTGCAGGCCGCGAAACCGCCGGCTCAGCCCCCCGCACTTGTGGTGGTGCAGCCGGCGGAACAGCGAGACATCCGGCCAAAACTGGTCGCAATCGGTACTGTGCGAGCCAAACATACCAGCGTCGTCGCTTCCGGGGCGGACGGAGTCGTCTCCAGTTACAAGGTGGAAAGAGGCGATTATGTGAAAGAGGACGCGGTGCTGTCGGAATTACGAATGCGCTCAACGGATTTGAACCTGGAGTCTGAGCGAAAGATTCTTGCCGAACGACAGGCGGAATATCAGGAAGTTCTGACGCCACGAGATGAAGACGTTGCAGAATCAATGGCACGGTTGCAGGCGGCCGAAATTGCAGTGGCCAATGCCCGTCGTCAACTCGATGAACTCAAGTCGCTGGGGCAGCGGGGCGCGGCGAATGCTTCGGCAATTCGGGATGCTGAAGACAATTACGATGAACGACAGCAGTTGCGTCTTGCAGCCAAGGCGGCCCATGATCGCGTCGCTGCCGGTGTTCGCGAAGAGAGAAAGGCCCAGGCGCTGGCTCGGCTTGAATCTCAGCGAGCCCACGTCGCTTACCTGGAATCAGAACGAGAAAAACGAATCACCGCCGCTCCGTTTGCTGGTTTTGTGGTCGAGGAACACAGCTACGTTGGCGAATGGCTGTCGAAAGGTGATCCAGTCGTAACACTGGCTGATCTCAGTGAAGTGGAGGTCGAGGTTCAGGTGGATCAGACATTCATATCCCAGGTGAAACCCGGCAACATCGTGGAAGTTCGTATTCCCGGGGCACTCAATCCCGGATCGATGACGGAACGATGGGAGGGCACGGTGGATGCTATCGTACTTCGCAGCAACTGGGAGGAAGGTTCCCGGAGTTTCCCGGTGATCGTTCGAATCAAAAATGAAGTCGACGCGTCTGCTCAGGCCGCAAGTGCCCACCCAGCCTTGCCAGTGCTGCGAGACGGGATGATGGCCGAAGTTCAGTTTGAAGGAACGGCTGTGAACGCGCTTGTTGTTCCCAAGGACTCGCTTGTGAGATCAAATCGCGGTGTCTTTGTGTTTGCT
This region of Planctomycetaceae bacterium genomic DNA includes:
- a CDS encoding ELM1/GtrOC1 family putative glycosyltransferase produces the protein MSDSRPIVIWKIGDGRPGHENQVAGLVDALARRISCVDYRIDVDNGLRGLRSLLPGSLTKLADLPAPDVLIGAGHATHLTILACQRRFGGRSVVVMKPSLPVGIFDCCLIPAHDHVRVTSRRVIRFEGALNRIQPEKLQDDGRGLILIGGHSRHFRWAQNHLFGQLDRILAGDSQICWTIATSQRTPPDFVRNCRLRYPSHAVVAPDERVGTWLSVQLQTAGTVWVTCDSVSMLYEAATAGARVGMLELPANGRNRVAAEMRRVCQRGRATAWSEWIRGVELKKPEQSFCEADRCAEELIGRLLPHAQRSCRFERSPVLLQKDVPVDTLTEEIAEWQLHPLDVR
- a CDS encoding PmoA family protein, with product MATPPARCQVIPQAGRQVSFCVDDREVLRWHEGLDYPRPYFFPLVAPSGRSLTRMGHPGAPNHDHHQSIWFAHHKVMGIDFWGNASGATIRQLQWLAYEDGDDACRMAVLLGWYDGHDPAALMQQEMVCEVRPVGSEREFVVEVQSRFTPSADSLELQQTNFGVLAVRVARGISGHFGGGTLTNSESAIGERAIFGKPATWVDYSGATDRNAQQIEGITYMDHPSNPGQPTGWHVREDGWMCASPTMNASIVIEKSQPLILRYQLFVHSGGVAPDRIAELAKTFDGSSGWVVSKSKRPHIAWTIDRMEAK
- a CDS encoding alpha-1,2-fucosyltransferase, translated to MIICRFLGGLGNQLFQYAAARSLANRCRSEVVADSRLFASYKLHSYLIDRFPVRMVDASSADLRGMILPPEKRGPVNWLYWSVRNRGRLNVFREKSLRYQPQFEDLADNTYLWGYWQSEKYFRSIEPLLREELAIPEPADEANQEALKQIRSEWSVSLHIRRGDYVSNSKTNQIHGTCSLDYYQEAARFMADQAGEPPVFFVFSDDSVWTRENLKLPFPMKFMSHNPVDVPLADLKLMSSCRHHVIANSSFSWWGAWLNPSPEKTVVACRTWFADPGRDDRDIVPDSWHRIGP
- a CDS encoding class I SAM-dependent RNA methyltransferase is translated as MPCFDLIATTTFGMESVVARELSSLGYVDLRTSDGRVDFSGDEKDIARLNLWLRTADRLLIRLGEFHAENFDQLFDQTMELPWNELLPVDAKFPVAGRSVRSRLTAVPKVQGAVKKAIVENMKRKYNRFRFDETGAEFPIEVSLHHDVATLTIDTSGDGLHKRGYRAVVGAAPLRETMAAGLIQLSYWNRERLLVDPFCGSGTIPIEAAMIGRNIAPGLSRSFISEEFPWMPRSLWRECRNEAKALRQPRMPDPVIAFDHDPGAIRLAERHASEAGVLGDIRFREQEISDLSFTREFGCIICNPPYGERLGDAQEVEAVYREMGRVFAPLETWSIYVLTSNRWFEKHFGRRAPRRRKLYNGRLECQYYQYPGPPPGQDPRPESDAVGTSEPESARPESEAPGSTNPD
- a CDS encoding efflux RND transporter periplasmic adaptor subunit, with the translated sequence MARINSSPSFRSVWLAISACLAFCSAVLSGCAKSGDPVDGDLQAAKPPAQPPALVVVQPAEQRDIRPKLVAIGTVRAKHTSVVASGADGVVSSYKVERGDYVKEDAVLSELRMRSTDLNLESERKILAERQAEYQEVLTPRDEDVAESMARLQAAEIAVANARRQLDELKSLGQRGAANASAIRDAEDNYDERQQLRLAAKAAHDRVAAGVREERKAQALARLESQRAHVAYLESEREKRITAAPFAGFVVEEHSYVGEWLSKGDPVVTLADLSEVEVEVQVDQTFISQVKPGNIVEVRIPGALNPGSMTERWEGTVDAIVLRSNWEEGSRSFPVIVRIKNEVDASAQAASAHPALPVLRDGMMAEVQFEGTAVNALVVPKDSLVRSNRGVFVFAVDPPADQKPPVARQVEVVPGISDQGWIQVQFPQAEAGQVIIAGTPVVTVGGERLRPFQTLMIQDSDTVKTAESASAGAPAGKAGNSSNRDNAGQEAKR